The Acidobacteriota bacterium genome contains the following window.
ATCGGCCTCATGCTCGGGTTCACCGCGCAAGGCCTCACCAGCGTTCTGCTGCATTTCGCCGCCCGCGCCGGCGGCCGGATCTATGGCGGATGGCAGGATGCGAGCTTTGCCGGCGTCGCCCCCGCGGCGCTGCCGTGGCTCCTGCTGCCGATCCTCGTCGGCGCCTCTGCCGCCGTCGCGACGGCCAAGCCGCTCAGCTCGCTGCTTCTCGGCGAGACCTACGCCCGCAGCCTCGGCGTCAAGGTCACGACGTTGAGACATGCCGTGCTTGCGGCAACCGTGCTTCTGGTGGCGCCGGTCGTGGCCTTCTGCGGCCCGGTGAGCTTCGTCGGCCTCATCGCACCCCACTTCGCCCGGGCGCTGGCCGGAACGGCGCGGATCCTGCCGCTCCTGCCGCTCGCCGCCCTCGGCGGCGCACTGCTCGCCGTTGCCGGAGACGCCATCGTCCATGCGCGGTGGGAGCAGCACTTCCTGCACCTGAACGCGGTCCTCGCCATCGTCGGCGCGCCGGCCGTGATTCTCATCCTGATCTTCTCGCCGGCCGTGCGGCAGTGGCGCTGATGCTGGATCTGCAATCCCTCGCGGTGGGCTATCGCAACACGCGGGGAGCGGTCGTGTCCGGCATCGACCTGTCGGCCGCTCCCGGCGACTTCATCTGCATCCTCGGCCGCAACGCGGCCGGGAAATCGACCCTCATGCGGACGATCGCGGGGTTGCAGACATCGCTCGACGGCGTGGTACTGCTCGACGGCGAAGACATCGCATCCATGCGGCCGGCGACGCGCGCGCGCCGGATCGCCGTGGTGCTGACGGAGCGCGAGTTCAATCCGGGCCTCCGCGTCGACGACGTCATCGCGCTCGCCCGGCAGCCCTTCACGGGCTGGCAGGGCGGACTGGCGGACGATGACGAGGCCGCAATCGCCGACGCGGTGGCCGTCACCGGCGTCGAGCCGTTCCTGCGCCGC
Protein-coding sequences here:
- a CDS encoding iron ABC transporter permease, yielding MWARVCTSGSVLLATLAALLLLTLTHGQIALPLADTVGALTGTRSSDLARQIVLDIRLPRVVAAMIAGGALGMAGVLMQALFRNPVADAWSLGLLAGGQLGVALIVTAAAFAGPAAVSFLTFFEGPSITLAAAASVAIAALVMLSLGRRVGAITLLVIGLMLGFTAQGLTSVLLHFAARAGGRIYGGWQDASFAGVAPAALPWLLLPILVGASAAVATAKPLSSLLLGETYARSLGVKVTTLRHAVLAATVLLVAPVVAFCGPVSFVGLIAPHFARALAGTARILPLLPLAALGGALLAVAGDAIVHARWEQHFLHLNAVLAIVGAPAVILILIFSPAVRQWR
- a CDS encoding ABC transporter ATP-binding protein; its protein translation is MLDLQSLAVGYRNTRGAVVSGIDLSAAPGDFICILGRNAAGKSTLMRTIAGLQTSLDGVVLLDGEDIASMRPATRARRIAVVLTEREFNPGLRVDDVIALARQPFTGWQGGLADDDEAAIADAVAVTGVEPFLRRYFSDLSDGERQRVMIARALAQTPRLMVLDEITAFLDLPSRVEIMALLRSRARQKGQVVLLSSHDLDLSLQLADSVWLLDGAGGFSVGTPDELRGSGAVGRAFDSDAIRFSPSHGRFEIRTAGSA